The Exiguobacterium acetylicum genome includes a window with the following:
- a CDS encoding transporter substrate-binding domain-containing protein: MKKLLATAMAGILAVTMAACGASEESTGGSSNSDKVLTMGTSADYFPFEYIDTKKGEDIVGFDVAIAKEVTKNLGYDLKIEDMEFGSLLGALSSGRVDFVMAGMTPTEERKKNADFTDIYFESKNLVMTKDKAISSEDELKGKKIGVQLGSIQEGLAKDRFKDSEAVPLNKIPEIIQELNTGRIDALIIEDAVAVKYMDQDASLKTYQIEEDGPAGSAIAFKKGDKMRDDFNKELKKMIDSGEIDKLAEEWFQKEAK, from the coding sequence ATGAAAAAATTATTAGCAACGGCAATGGCAGGCATCCTGGCGGTCACGATGGCAGCATGTGGCGCATCGGAAGAATCAACAGGTGGATCAAGTAACAGCGATAAAGTGTTGACGATGGGAACGTCAGCGGATTACTTCCCATTTGAATACATCGATACGAAAAAGGGAGAAGACATCGTCGGGTTCGACGTTGCCATCGCGAAGGAAGTCACCAAGAATCTTGGATATGACTTGAAAATCGAAGACATGGAGTTCGGTAGCTTACTAGGTGCCCTTAGCTCAGGTCGTGTTGATTTCGTCATGGCAGGGATGACACCAACGGAAGAACGGAAGAAAAACGCCGACTTCACAGATATCTACTTCGAATCGAAGAACTTGGTCATGACAAAAGATAAAGCGATCAGTTCAGAAGATGAACTCAAAGGTAAAAAAATCGGTGTCCAGCTTGGTTCAATCCAAGAGGGACTTGCGAAAGATCGTTTCAAGGATAGTGAAGCCGTTCCATTGAACAAAATTCCAGAAATCATTCAAGAGTTAAATACTGGTCGAATCGATGCCCTCATTATCGAGGACGCAGTTGCTGTTAAATACATGGATCAAGATGCATCTCTGAAAACGTACCAAATCGAAGAGGATGGTCCAGCTGGTTCAGCGATTGCCTTCAAAAAAGGAGATAAGATGCGTGACGATTTCAACAAAGAGCTGAAGAAGATGATCGACAGTGGTGAAATCGATAAATTAGCAGAAGAATGGTTCCAAAAAGAAGCAAAATAA
- a CDS encoding amino acid ABC transporter permease has protein sequence MMIDFTKIQDSIPYILEGIPVLFQVVIVAAISGMLIGIVVAALKITKSRFIRFIGHAYTAIFRGTPLILQLAIVHFGLPQLTGYVTTGYQSAIIAFSLNSGAYISEIIRAGIQAVDRGQWEAADALGISYFKQLRSIILPQAFKNILPAIMNELITLTKESALVSTVGVLDVMRRAQIVGGEKAIYFEPLLFAGFVYFVLVMGLSLIGQQVEKAMRKSG, from the coding sequence ATTATGATAGACTTTACAAAGATTCAAGATTCAATTCCATATATTCTCGAGGGAATTCCGGTCCTCTTCCAAGTCGTCATCGTCGCGGCGATCTCCGGGATGCTGATCGGAATTGTCGTCGCGGCACTGAAAATCACGAAGAGTCGCTTCATCCGTTTCATTGGACATGCGTACACAGCAATTTTCCGGGGAACCCCATTGATCTTGCAACTCGCGATCGTCCACTTCGGTCTACCGCAATTGACAGGGTATGTCACGACAGGGTACCAATCGGCAATCATCGCCTTCTCCTTGAACTCCGGAGCTTATATTTCGGAAATCATTCGGGCAGGGATTCAAGCTGTTGATCGTGGGCAATGGGAAGCAGCGGATGCACTCGGTATTTCGTATTTCAAACAACTACGTTCGATCATTTTGCCGCAAGCCTTTAAAAATATCCTTCCTGCGATCATGAACGAATTGATCACGTTGACGAAGGAATCGGCACTCGTCTCGACGGTCGGTGTTCTTGATGTCATGCGTCGCGCTCAAATCGTCGGAGGAGAAAAGGCGATTTATTTCGAACCGTTATTGTTTGCCGGATTCGTCTATTTTGTTCTCGTCATGGGATTGAGCTTGATAGGCCAACAAGTCGAAAAAGCTATGAGAAAGAGTGGGTAA
- a CDS encoding amino acid ABC transporter ATP-binding protein, with protein sequence MIQVTDLHKQFGKLEVLKGISTTVTRGEVVAVIGPSGSGKSTFLRCINLLEQPTSGTIIVDGFELTKPKANISKARQNIGMVFQQFNLFPHKSVLDNLTYAPINVLGISKDEAIKRAETLLDRVGLAEKRDNYPNQLSGGQKQRVAIARALAMEPNVMLFDEPTSALDPEMVNEVLDVMKQLAESGMTMVIVTHEMGFAKEVADRVLFLDEGILMEEGSPVELFDNPKTDRAKKFLEKVL encoded by the coding sequence ATGATCCAAGTCACCGATTTGCATAAGCAGTTCGGAAAATTAGAAGTATTAAAAGGTATCTCGACGACGGTTACGCGCGGAGAAGTCGTCGCTGTCATCGGACCGTCGGGGTCTGGTAAATCAACATTCTTGCGTTGCATCAACTTACTTGAACAACCAACGAGTGGGACGATCATCGTCGACGGTTTCGAATTGACGAAACCAAAAGCGAACATCTCAAAAGCACGTCAGAACATCGGGATGGTTTTCCAACAATTTAACTTGTTCCCGCATAAGTCTGTCCTCGATAATCTGACGTATGCACCAATCAACGTGCTCGGTATCTCAAAGGACGAAGCGATCAAACGAGCGGAAACGTTACTTGATCGTGTCGGTCTAGCCGAAAAACGCGATAATTATCCGAATCAGTTGTCAGGTGGGCAAAAACAACGGGTCGCGATCGCACGTGCCCTTGCGATGGAACCAAATGTCATGTTGTTTGATGAACCAACGTCAGCGCTTGACCCGGAGATGGTCAACGAAGTGCTTGACGTCATGAAGCAACTTGCTGAAAGTGGGATGACGATGGTCATCGTTACGCACGAGATGGGCTTTGCAAAAGAAGTCGCCGATCGTGTCCTGTTCCTCGATGAAGGGATTCTGATGGAAGAAGGTTCACCGGTTGAACTCTTCGACAATCCGAAAACAGACCGAGCGAAAAAGTTCCTCGAAAAAGTTTTATGA
- a CDS encoding GNAT family N-acetyltransferase, with translation MKKLLEGHHTRLTRFQSEDTEVMQRLLDDATFARQFSATPFRHLSTDKIEQMMATDAPETFRFAIRNFEDERMIGVIALEDILFTHGTAWLMIGIDPDCEGQGYATDAMETLLEYAFLELNLYRIQLTVFDYNTRAIELYERLGFAQEGRYRSFLRRDGERHDMLLYGLLEPEWRGRQ, from the coding sequence ATGAAAAAATTACTTGAAGGTCATCATACTCGTCTGACGCGTTTTCAATCGGAAGATACCGAAGTGATGCAGCGTTTGCTTGACGATGCGACGTTTGCTCGTCAGTTCAGTGCGACACCATTCCGTCATTTGTCGACGGACAAAATTGAACAGATGATGGCGACGGATGCACCGGAGACATTCCGATTTGCGATTCGTAATTTTGAAGATGAGCGGATGATCGGCGTCATTGCACTAGAAGATATTCTATTTACACATGGAACGGCATGGCTGATGATTGGTATCGATCCGGATTGCGAAGGACAAGGATATGCGACGGATGCCATGGAGACACTGCTTGAGTATGCCTTCTTAGAGCTGAATTTGTACCGGATTCAATTGACGGTCTTTGATTATAATACGCGTGCGATTGAATTATATGAACGGCTTGGTTTCGCCCAGGAAGGGAGATACCGATCTTTTTTGCGGCGAGACGGAGAGCGGCATGATATGTTACTTTACGGATTACTTGAACCAGAATGGAGGGGACGACAATGA
- a CDS encoding HD domain-containing protein, protein MEGTTMIQETEIFVRSFHATDFSGHDYAHIERVRRLALHIAKQEGGNIRIIELAALLHDVADSKLGGTAETVATFLQGKVTEEEQEQILAIITSLSYKDGTRPPIETIEGQIVQDADRLDAIGAIGIARTFQFAGRFGEPMHVPGLAPREPGDRTGETSALNHFEEKLFRLKDLMNTKTARQLAEERHRYMEEFVARFKEEWDGSTDS, encoded by the coding sequence ATGGAGGGGACGACAATGATTCAAGAAACGGAAATCTTCGTCCGGTCGTTTCACGCGACGGACTTTTCAGGTCATGATTATGCCCATATCGAACGGGTTCGCCGTTTAGCGTTACATATTGCTAAACAAGAAGGTGGGAATATTCGGATCATCGAACTAGCGGCTCTACTTCATGATGTAGCAGATAGCAAACTCGGGGGAACGGCAGAAACGGTCGCCACGTTTTTGCAAGGAAAGGTGACAGAGGAAGAACAAGAACAGATTCTAGCCATCATTACGAGCCTGTCGTATAAAGATGGCACACGCCCACCGATCGAGACGATCGAAGGTCAGATCGTTCAGGATGCCGACCGCCTTGATGCGATTGGCGCAATCGGAATTGCCCGCACGTTTCAGTTCGCCGGTCGGTTCGGGGAGCCGATGCATGTACCTGGACTCGCACCGCGAGAGCCTGGTGACCGAACCGGGGAGACGAGTGCCTTGAATCATTTTGAAGAGAAGCTATTTCGACTCAAAGATTTAATGAATACGAAAACGGCACGTCAGTTAGCCGAGGAGCGTCATCGCTATATGGAAGAGTTCGTTGCACGGTTCAAAGAAGAGTGGGATGGTTCGACAGATAGCTGA
- a CDS encoding ZIP family metal transporter: protein MWEAFGWGALAGGAVVIGALFGLYLPLKQRLIGYIMSFGTGILIGAATFELLDEALKKSTTLVVAISFIVGALVFTGFDLFVSSRGASKRKRSSGGNEGTGTAIFFGTILDAIPESIMIGASLLSGNVSAALVAAIFVSNIPEGLSSTTGLRKDGFSKKQVLLMWGVVWLISALASLAGYTILSELPDMQFAMIGGFASGGIIAMLASTMMPEAHEEGGAIVGLFAALGLITAIILS from the coding sequence ATGTGGGAAGCGTTCGGTTGGGGAGCGCTAGCAGGTGGTGCCGTTGTGATCGGCGCTCTGTTTGGATTATACTTACCGCTAAAACAACGACTGATCGGTTACATCATGTCGTTTGGGACCGGTATCTTAATTGGTGCAGCGACATTCGAGTTACTCGATGAAGCATTAAAGAAATCAACGACGCTTGTCGTTGCGATTTCCTTTATCGTCGGGGCACTCGTCTTCACTGGTTTTGACCTATTCGTTTCGTCACGCGGCGCGAGTAAGCGGAAACGCTCATCTGGTGGGAATGAAGGAACAGGAACAGCGATTTTCTTCGGGACGATTCTTGATGCCATTCCGGAATCAATCATGATCGGTGCCAGTCTGTTATCCGGAAATGTCAGCGCCGCCCTCGTTGCAGCGATTTTCGTCAGTAACATCCCAGAAGGTTTATCGAGTACGACGGGCTTACGAAAAGACGGTTTTTCGAAGAAACAAGTACTATTGATGTGGGGAGTCGTCTGGTTGATCTCTGCCCTCGCTTCTCTTGCCGGTTATACGATTCTCTCCGAACTTCCAGACATGCAGTTTGCGATGATTGGTGGATTTGCAAGCGGTGGGATCATCGCGATGCTCGCCTCGACGATGATGCCGGAAGCCCACGAAGAAGGTGGGGCGATCGTTGGTCTATTCGCAGCACTCGGTCTGATTACAGCGATCATCCTCAGTTAA
- the fadH gene encoding 2,4-dienoyl-CoA reductase: protein MTQTIMVTGGTNGMGKAMALALKEAGWNVVVTGRDAERLQLMDEALGQIHGEHLTIQMDVRDADACLAAVNQARERFGRLEALINNAAGNFICPTDELSPNGWKTVIDIVLNGTFNCCHALVKGWQEDQVVGGQIVNIVASYAWQAGVGVAPSAAAKAGVLNLTRTLAVEWGYKYQARVNAISPGPIERTGGADKLALSPEHAERIRRNVPLGRFGTPEEIATLATWMVSDQARYLNGECIALDGGHWLNKQPF, encoded by the coding sequence ATGACACAAACAATCATGGTGACGGGTGGAACGAACGGAATGGGGAAAGCGATGGCGCTCGCCTTAAAGGAAGCCGGATGGAATGTCGTCGTTACGGGACGGGACGCGGAACGCTTGCAACTCATGGATGAAGCATTAGGGCAGATTCACGGCGAACACTTGACGATTCAGATGGATGTTCGTGACGCAGATGCTTGTCTCGCAGCTGTCAATCAAGCACGCGAACGATTCGGTCGTCTTGAGGCATTGATCAACAATGCTGCCGGGAATTTTATCTGTCCAACCGACGAGTTATCACCGAATGGGTGGAAGACCGTCATCGACATCGTCCTCAACGGAACCTTCAACTGCTGTCATGCGCTGGTCAAAGGCTGGCAAGAAGATCAGGTCGTTGGTGGACAAATCGTCAATATCGTCGCTTCTTATGCCTGGCAGGCAGGTGTCGGTGTCGCTCCGAGTGCTGCAGCGAAAGCTGGCGTTCTGAACTTGACACGAACGCTTGCCGTCGAGTGGGGTTATAAATATCAAGCCCGTGTCAACGCTATCAGTCCGGGACCAATCGAACGGACAGGTGGTGCTGACAAACTCGCTTTATCACCAGAACACGCAGAACGGATTCGTCGCAACGTGCCGCTCGGTCGATTCGGTACACCGGAAGAGATCGCAACGCTCGCTACCTGGATGGTATCGGATCAAGCCCGCTACCTAAACGGAGAATGTATCGCTCTTGACGGTGGTCATTGGTTAAATAAACAACCGTTCTGA
- a CDS encoding manganese-dependent inorganic pyrophosphatase, translating to MEKVLVFGHKNPDTDTITSAIAYAELKKALGVNAEAIRLGEMNDETLFALDTFKVSAPRLVTEVATEASHVILVDHNERQQSANDIDAVTVTEVIDHHRIANFETSDPVYYRAEPVGCTATILNKLYKEHGVAIKPEIAGLMLSAIISDSLLFKSPTCTEQDIIAARELAEIAGVDANVYGLEMLKAGADLSKKTVPELISLDAKEFTMGTLKVEIAQVNTVDTAEVLLRQEELETAINEVILAKGLDLFVFIVTDILTNNSVGLVLGKEANLVERAYGLEATNNLVYLEGVVSRKKQVVPVLTDTALATQ from the coding sequence ATGGAAAAAGTTTTAGTATTTGGTCACAAAAATCCTGATACCGATACGATCACATCGGCAATTGCTTATGCAGAATTAAAGAAGGCACTCGGTGTCAATGCCGAAGCCATCCGTCTTGGTGAAATGAATGATGAAACGTTATTCGCACTCGATACGTTCAAAGTATCAGCACCACGTCTAGTGACAGAAGTGGCAACAGAAGCGTCACACGTCATCTTAGTCGATCACAACGAACGTCAACAAAGTGCGAACGATATCGATGCCGTTACCGTAACGGAAGTCATCGACCATCACCGGATCGCAAACTTCGAAACATCAGATCCTGTCTATTACCGAGCAGAACCAGTCGGTTGTACGGCAACGATCCTCAACAAGCTCTATAAGGAACACGGTGTTGCGATCAAACCAGAAATCGCTGGTCTAATGCTATCAGCAATCATTTCTGACTCGCTTCTGTTCAAATCACCGACTTGCACGGAGCAAGATATCATCGCAGCACGTGAACTCGCAGAAATCGCTGGTGTCGATGCAAACGTCTACGGTCTTGAGATGCTCAAAGCTGGAGCGGATCTCTCGAAGAAAACCGTTCCAGAATTGATTTCACTTGACGCGAAAGAGTTCACGATGGGCACACTCAAAGTCGAAATCGCTCAAGTCAATACAGTTGATACAGCTGAAGTCTTGCTTCGCCAAGAAGAACTCGAAACAGCGATCAACGAAGTCATCCTTGCAAAAGGTCTTGATCTATTCGTCTTCATCGTCACGGATATCTTGACGAACAACTCTGTTGGACTCGTCCTCGGGAAAGAAGCGAATCTCGTCGAACGTGCCTACGGTCTTGAAGCGACGAACAACCTCGTCTACCTCGAAGGTGTCGTCTCTCGCAAAAAACAAGTCGTTCCTGTCTTAACAGATACAGCTCTTGCAACACAATAA
- a CDS encoding N-acetylglucosaminidase, with protein MTTRTIRPGRPVRRTGSLKGLLFFFLIGVLLFFWLRDEPKTVLTPPAPYTAERYDKGKISEQDFQTFAEAKTHAGEQGAVKRSSDDRYVYLGGQGTGIVDDRGILSIHRDADLKKRLTYVASGTRVQLLEFGEKTSRVSIAGVTGHVPTDRLRPFPAERVSNASYYQTKGDRLLHYIVADSGLGGLIVAGEATNATSRTTKYVESKTLTRDLTKPTRLSAKQLDAFIKDQAPDSPLIGKGKVFKSVEKKYRVNAAYLLAHAIHESDYGRSEIAREKNNLFGVNATDSAPGEDATVYKSLTDSIQQTGRFIANDYLDRDGRYYRGAYLGNKQKGMNVFYASDPFWSEKIAGIMVKMNAF; from the coding sequence TTGACAACACGCACTATCCGTCCCGGTCGCCCAGTGCGCCGGACCGGTTCACTAAAAGGATTACTTTTCTTCTTTCTCATCGGCGTTCTCTTATTCTTTTGGCTCCGTGATGAGCCGAAGACCGTCTTAACACCACCGGCACCGTACACGGCAGAACGATATGACAAGGGTAAGATTAGCGAACAAGACTTCCAGACGTTTGCGGAAGCGAAGACGCATGCGGGAGAACAAGGTGCTGTCAAACGTTCGTCAGATGATCGTTATGTCTACCTCGGTGGACAAGGTACTGGAATCGTCGACGATCGCGGTATTCTGTCGATTCATCGCGATGCTGATTTAAAAAAACGACTCACCTACGTCGCTTCCGGAACACGCGTCCAGTTGCTTGAGTTCGGGGAAAAGACGAGTCGCGTCAGCATTGCCGGTGTGACTGGTCATGTACCAACAGATCGCTTACGCCCGTTCCCTGCAGAACGTGTCTCGAACGCATCCTACTATCAGACGAAGGGCGATCGCCTCCTTCACTATATCGTTGCGGACAGTGGGCTCGGTGGATTGATTGTCGCTGGTGAAGCGACGAACGCGACGTCTCGGACGACGAAATATGTTGAATCGAAGACACTAACGCGTGATTTGACGAAACCGACGCGGCTCAGCGCCAAACAACTCGACGCATTCATCAAGGATCAAGCACCGGACAGCCCCTTGATCGGTAAAGGGAAAGTTTTCAAATCCGTTGAAAAGAAATATCGGGTTAACGCTGCTTATCTGCTTGCACACGCCATCCACGAATCCGATTATGGGCGGTCTGAGATTGCCCGGGAGAAAAATAACCTGTTTGGTGTCAATGCGACAGATTCCGCACCAGGAGAAGATGCAACTGTCTATAAATCCTTGACGGACTCGATCCAGCAAACTGGTCGTTTCATCGCAAACGACTATCTCGATCGGGATGGTCGCTATTACCGTGGCGCCTACCTCGGAAACAAACAAAAAGGGATGAACGTCTTTTACGCGTCTGACCCTTTTTGGAGTGAAAAAATCGCTGGTATCATGGTGAAAATGAACGCTTTCTAA
- a CDS encoding aromatic acid exporter family protein, producing MNLLQIGYRTLKTAVAAALAMWIAEQLKLDYYVFAAIIAILSIQSTRKKTFRSSYERIMASLLAIVLGFILFEVIGYRPVTLLIYFILFLPSVQRLRLQDGFITSVVILTHLYTERQLNAHILLNESLLLGIGVGVGLLVNMYMPSLDLLIDDRREKIDQRIAALFFEVAAAIETGRVNHHALTLDETERLLREGKDAALKRMGNAIGRRNDDEDYAYFRMREQQFELLRGIVHHAEELVLVVEEGKKVADFFRTIGDNVRPEADAMVYISELEALLTRFRASALPVTREEFEVRSALLHMLQEAEQYLRLKQRYVNQKK from the coding sequence GTGAACCTGTTGCAAATCGGTTATCGCACGCTGAAGACAGCAGTCGCTGCTGCGCTCGCGATGTGGATCGCAGAACAGCTCAAGCTCGACTATTACGTCTTCGCTGCCATCATCGCCATCTTGAGCATCCAATCGACACGAAAGAAGACGTTTCGGTCTTCTTACGAACGCATCATGGCATCATTACTTGCCATCGTGCTCGGATTCATTCTATTCGAGGTCATCGGCTATCGTCCGGTGACGTTATTGATCTATTTCATTTTATTCCTTCCCTCCGTTCAACGCCTCCGACTTCAGGACGGCTTCATCACGAGTGTCGTCATTCTGACACATTTGTATACGGAACGTCAGCTCAACGCGCACATCCTGTTAAATGAATCCTTATTGCTTGGCATTGGAGTCGGTGTCGGATTGCTTGTCAACATGTACATGCCAAGTCTCGATTTGTTGATTGACGACCGCCGAGAAAAGATTGATCAACGGATCGCTGCCTTATTCTTCGAAGTCGCCGCTGCGATCGAGACAGGGCGGGTCAATCATCATGCGTTGACGCTTGACGAGACAGAACGTCTGTTACGTGAAGGAAAGGATGCCGCCTTAAAACGGATGGGAAACGCAATCGGTCGTCGGAACGATGATGAAGATTATGCCTACTTCCGGATGCGCGAACAACAATTCGAGTTACTGCGCGGTATCGTCCATCATGCCGAGGAACTCGTCCTCGTCGTCGAAGAAGGAAAAAAAGTCGCCGACTTCTTTCGGACGATTGGTGACAATGTCCGACCTGAAGCCGACGCAATGGTGTACATTTCAGAACTAGAGGCATTATTGACACGTTTTCGTGCCTCTGCCTTACCCGTCACGCGGGAAGAGTTCGAGGTCCGCTCTGCCTTACTGCACATGCTACAAGAAGCGGAGCAATATTTACGTTTAAAACAACGCTACGTCAATCAAAAGAAATAA
- a CDS encoding M20/M25/M40 family metallo-hydrolase, with product MVNEQRVLDTFLELVQIDSESKEEARICAHLKKTFEDLGCDVFEDDASSKTEHKGNNLIVTLPATKDGVDKIYFTSHMDTVFPGQGIKPIIEDGYVKTDGTTILGADDKTGLASLIELVHVLNETKQPHGKIQFVITVGEESGLVGAMVLDPSKIDADYGFALDSDGKVGDIITAAPTQAKVNAKIFGKTAHAGVAPEKGVSAITIASKAIAKMPLGRIDEETTANIGRFSGGGPSTNIVCDYVEIFAEARSLVAPKMEAQTEKMKAAFEEAAAELGGRAEVEVKVMYPGFKFEDGDQVVEVAKAAITQLGRTPRLLHSGGGSDANVIAGFGIPTVNLAVGYEDIHTTNEKMPIEELVKTAELCVTLVDYITNK from the coding sequence ATGGTCAATGAACAACGCGTATTAGATACGTTTTTAGAACTTGTCCAGATCGATTCGGAATCAAAAGAGGAGGCACGCATTTGTGCCCATTTGAAAAAAACGTTCGAGGATCTCGGATGTGATGTGTTCGAGGATGACGCTTCATCCAAGACGGAACATAAAGGAAACAATTTAATCGTCACGCTTCCGGCAACGAAAGACGGCGTCGATAAAATTTATTTCACTTCCCATATGGATACGGTATTCCCGGGTCAAGGCATTAAACCGATCATCGAGGACGGTTACGTCAAGACGGACGGCACAACGATTCTTGGGGCAGACGATAAAACAGGTCTCGCATCTCTGATCGAACTCGTGCATGTATTGAATGAAACGAAACAACCTCACGGAAAAATTCAGTTCGTCATCACAGTCGGTGAAGAATCTGGACTCGTCGGTGCGATGGTTCTTGATCCATCAAAAATCGATGCCGATTACGGTTTTGCACTCGATTCAGATGGAAAAGTCGGAGACATCATCACGGCTGCCCCAACACAAGCAAAAGTCAATGCGAAGATTTTCGGGAAAACAGCTCACGCTGGTGTAGCACCGGAAAAAGGTGTCTCGGCGATTACGATTGCTTCGAAAGCGATCGCGAAGATGCCGCTCGGTCGAATCGATGAAGAGACGACGGCGAACATCGGCCGATTCAGCGGTGGTGGTCCATCGACGAACATCGTTTGCGATTATGTCGAAATCTTTGCTGAAGCACGGTCACTCGTCGCTCCAAAGATGGAAGCACAGACAGAGAAGATGAAAGCGGCGTTTGAAGAAGCGGCAGCAGAGCTTGGCGGTCGCGCTGAAGTCGAAGTCAAAGTCATGTACCCAGGCTTCAAGTTCGAGGATGGAGATCAAGTCGTTGAAGTCGCGAAAGCAGCGATCACTCAACTCGGACGGACACCACGTCTCTTACATTCTGGTGGCGGATCAGATGCCAACGTCATCGCTGGTTTTGGTATCCCAACGGTCAACTTGGCTGTCGGATATGAAGATATCCACACGACAAATGAGAAGATGCCAATCGAAGAACTCGTCAAAACAGCGGAACTTTGCGTGACGTTAGTCGATTACATCACGAACAAATAA
- the rnz gene encoding ribonuclease Z codes for MEFYFLGTGAGMPSKQRNVTSIALLHPKMTWLFDCGEATQHQILHSPIKPRKVNAIFITHLHGDHIFGLPGFISTRAALEGTTPLTIYGPTGIKEWMDATLRITGTYLRYPLRIIEVEDGQTYEQDGFLITARLLEHRFSAFGYRLEGPEERGALRVDALKALGVPSGPLYRRITLEETFEFDGTIYASSDFLEAPKPGIKLAVLGDTMPCEAAIELARDVDVLVHEATFADSEVEHAGRFGHSTARQAAEIADAAQAKKLLLTHVSARYVDQEEVLEQEAREVFANSHLMNDHRVVPVKG; via the coding sequence ATGGAATTTTATTTTTTAGGGACAGGAGCCGGTATGCCGTCGAAACAACGGAACGTCACATCGATTGCCTTGTTACACCCCAAAATGACGTGGTTGTTCGATTGTGGCGAGGCGACGCAGCATCAAATCTTACACAGTCCGATTAAACCACGTAAAGTCAATGCGATTTTCATTACCCACCTGCATGGGGACCATATCTTTGGACTGCCTGGTTTCATCAGTACAAGAGCGGCGCTAGAAGGAACGACACCGCTCACGATCTATGGACCGACTGGGATTAAAGAATGGATGGACGCGACATTACGCATCACAGGGACGTATTTGCGATACCCGCTGCGGATCATTGAAGTCGAGGATGGTCAAACCTACGAACAGGATGGATTTCTCATTACCGCGCGCCTGCTCGAACACCGTTTTTCAGCGTTCGGATATCGACTAGAAGGACCAGAGGAACGAGGAGCGTTACGTGTTGATGCGCTAAAAGCACTAGGCGTACCATCTGGTCCACTCTATCGCCGAATCACACTCGAAGAAACATTTGAATTCGATGGTACGATCTATGCGTCGTCGGACTTTTTAGAAGCACCAAAACCAGGGATCAAACTGGCCGTTCTTGGTGATACGATGCCATGCGAAGCGGCGATTGAACTCGCGCGAGACGTCGATGTGTTAGTGCATGAGGCGACGTTTGCAGACAGTGAAGTCGAACACGCCGGACGCTTCGGGCACTCGACCGCCCGTCAGGCAGCCGAAATCGCGGATGCGGCACAGGCAAAAAAACTTCTGTTGACGCATGTATCCGCCCGTTATGTCGATCAAGAAGAAGTACTGGAGCAAGAGGCGCGAGAAGTATTCGCGAACAGTCATCTCATGAATGATCACCGGGTCGTCCCGGTCAAAGGATAG
- a CDS encoding DUF4430 domain-containing protein, with product MKKWLFAASIVLLAGCAEAKEEQQTASCDAEVKVSVVDHVKDKTLFDKDVCLNKEDTALDALEDTTLDVVKTGKGEMAYVTAVDGIREKSAGAGSGWVFGVNGKPGEVGAGSYELKKGDRLEWRFEKDAMAYFE from the coding sequence ATGAAAAAATGGCTATTTGCCGCAAGTATCGTGTTACTTGCCGGTTGTGCAGAAGCAAAAGAGGAGCAACAAACAGCGTCATGTGACGCGGAAGTCAAAGTATCGGTCGTCGATCATGTTAAGGATAAGACGTTGTTTGATAAAGACGTTTGTCTTAATAAAGAAGACACGGCACTTGATGCGCTCGAAGACACGACACTCGATGTCGTCAAAACAGGTAAAGGTGAGATGGCATACGTCACGGCAGTCGATGGGATTCGTGAAAAGTCAGCTGGTGCAGGAAGTGGCTGGGTTTTCGGTGTCAATGGAAAACCGGGTGAAGTCGGTGCCGGAAGTTATGAACTGAAAAAAGGAGATCGTCTCGAATGGCGATTTGAAAAAGATGCAATGGCTTATTTTGAGTAA